The following proteins are encoded in a genomic region of Bosea beijingensis:
- the urtD gene encoding urea ABC transporter ATP-binding protein UrtD, whose product MNAPVPGALTSSLLYLDGVSVSFDGFKAIRGLSLTIEPGEMRAIIGPNGAGKTTMMDIITGKTKPDVGTVMFGGSVDLTRLDEAAIANLGIGRKFQKPTVFDFHTIEDNILLALKSKRTVGRTLFWKTEAPQQKRIDDILGIIRLTDRRGLLAGSLSHGQKQWLEIGMLLAQDPKLLLVDEPAAGMTDGETAQTAVLLKEIARDHSVIVVEHDMGFIRELGVKVTVLHEGAVLAEGPLDHVSANERVVEVYLGR is encoded by the coding sequence ATGAACGCTCCCGTGCCCGGCGCGCTGACCTCCTCGCTGCTCTATCTCGACGGCGTCAGTGTCTCCTTCGACGGTTTCAAGGCGATCCGCGGCCTCTCCTTGACGATCGAGCCCGGCGAGATGCGCGCGATTATCGGCCCCAACGGCGCTGGCAAGACTACGATGATGGACATCATCACCGGCAAGACGAAGCCCGATGTCGGCACGGTGATGTTCGGCGGCTCGGTCGACCTGACCAGGCTCGACGAGGCGGCGATCGCCAATCTCGGCATCGGCCGCAAGTTCCAGAAGCCGACTGTCTTCGACTTCCACACCATCGAGGACAACATCCTGCTCGCGCTGAAGTCGAAGCGCACGGTCGGCCGAACGCTGTTCTGGAAGACCGAGGCACCGCAGCAGAAGCGCATCGACGACATCCTCGGCATCATCCGCCTTACCGACAGGCGAGGCCTGCTCGCAGGCTCGCTCTCGCACGGCCAGAAGCAGTGGCTGGAGATCGGCATGCTGCTGGCACAGGACCCCAAGCTCCTGCTCGTCGACGAACCCGCCGCCGGCATGACCGATGGCGAGACGGCGCAGACCGCGGTTCTGCTCAAAGAAATCGCCCGGGATCATTCGGTGATCGTCGTCGAGCACGACATGGGCTTCATCCGCGAACTCGGCGTGAAGGTCACGGTGCTGCACGAGGGCGCGGTGCTGGCCGAAGGCCCGCTCGACCATGTCAGCGCCAATGAGCGCGTCGTCGAAGTCTACCTCGGGCGGTGA